Genomic segment of Pochonia chlamydosporia 170 chromosome 1, whole genome shotgun sequence:
CCCGTCCAGTTCAAGGCCCCGTGCCAGGTGACGGCCGGGTCAAACATGTTGAGCATGCCCAGCGGGTAGAACAGGTAGCGGTTCCAAGTTGCGAATCTGGCTTCAGACCACCGACGACGAGCAGAGTCTCGGATCGCGGGACCGAAGCGCTGGACGACGCCCCATGCGATTCCGATCAGAGAGCCCATCAAGAAACACCACGGCAGAATGGGGTACAGCTTGAACATGTTCTTCACGCCAAAGGCGCCGTACTCGACCGCActggcaaagacgagcaCGGCATCCGTGCAGACAAAGTGATTTGCGTTGTTCCACGTACAGAGCGTGCCgttgtcaaagttgtccaCCATCCAGTTGAGCAtgccgatgaagatgaaggtgTTTAGACAGGCAGCGAGCATTTGGCCCCGGAACACAGCCCGAGGCGGGAGCTTGGCGTAGTGCGCAATCTTTTGGTCGGATATGTAGGTATCCGCTTGGGCATTGAAGTTTGAGCCAAACGCCGTGACGATGATCTGAGCGGAGGCGTTGCCAGCGAACCAAACGCCCGCGAGGAGCTGGAAGAGCACGTTGAAGCCCATGTTGACATTGGCGCTGGCCATCAGGAGAGCAGACGGGATGAGAAACACGCCGCTTAGTCCAATCACTGTGAGAACAATCCACCACGGCGTGTGTGTCGGCCAGACCTTGAGGGCGGCAATGCCAAAGCCCATTGATACGAGGAGAATGGCAAAGAACCACCAGTCCGGAACCTCCTTGTACTGCCCCATCATGCGGCTGTGAGAATCGGTGTTGCCTTCCCATATGGATGTCCTGTAGCGTATGGATCGCCACATCTCACGCCCCGACTTCTTCAGCATATCCCAGTACTTGATGGAGACGTAGAACAGCGTTAGGGGGTACCAGGCAAACCAGGCGCCTTGCCCAAAGACGTTGGCGCCGGAAAAGTACGGCGGGCCGTACTTCTTGTACTCGTCCATGTTGATGCCTCCGTTGCCGTCCGAAATAATGGTCACGTTGTAGATCTCGCCCTTATTGTTGAACGCTTCGTTGCTGTTGATGGGCGTGTATGCCGCCCAGTAGTAATTTCCCCAGTAcatgccgatgatgatgagaccGGATAGTACTCGAGCGCCATATTGCTGAATCGCACTCCACCACGGTGTAATGAGGAAACCCGTACCAGCGACGTTCCAGTCAAACGTGGCCACTGGGTTGAACCCCATGCCGCCGTAGAAGCCGGTGATCATTCCCAGGGCAAAGTTCTCAGGGGCAATCCACGTCAACCAGTTGAAGGAGCGGAGGGCCGTAAAGAGCGTGTTGGGGATCCAAAAGTACAAAAACATGGCACCAAACGTCAAGAAGAAAAACTTGTACCGCGTAAGGCCCCAGCCATTGATGACCTcgttcttcttctctggctTGATGAGCGCGCGGTTAAGTGCAAGAATTGGGAGGATCTTGGGCCAGATGGCCGTGACGGGGAAGACAACAAATCGTCGAAGTAAACCTgcgaagccaaagccaaagaaCTGTACAGCCAGAGCAAGCACGATTTCGTAGCCGAAAGATACCCAGCTCTGATCCAGATACTGAGGGagcttctgcaccagatacACGTAGTACGTGCCACCCACATTGTTGGCCACAGTAAAGATTATAGTGGCAAACATTTGTTCCTTGTACGACCATGGTCCGGGATTCAGAGAGTGTCGAGTTCCTCGTACAGTAAAGCCCCAGTCCGGTAGGGTTTTGGCCAGAAACAG
This window contains:
- a CDS encoding oligopeptide transporter protein (similar to Scheffersomyces stipitis CBS 6054 XP_001387520.2), with protein sequence MTSKDNIVPTSDPHAVFSRTNAATQDGLGDIRQHRRRPTISQLAIQRHKDTKDHLNCAGMADQTSNPQPGTLLAPSEVACGDATGTERLSGAFRVSGLNHGEGILRRREGRIFYLPAVSSTLVQGSLLILNDQRRTCSAQASTSRVVRGRHLKRPGYYGEAKLYYPVVLLEGTQDAAYAELEVSAKHIPMKEHQTTDGPMPATDPTVQVEKSRATEGDGQDEVAQVENIVEAVREGQTISPAMREKISEHYAELTQDTNAAPEGDVNAILERILAMTEEEAVDVLVGAIAFHKDDPNFPSETMARIKHLVQGSKVADMDDADWSFEVRTEASMIKYHSPYPEVRSVTDPFDDPTIPVETFRAYFLGLVFMAGATSLNTFFSPRQPAISIGSNVLQLLVAPCGLFLAKTLPDWGFTVRGTRHSLNPGPWSYKEQMFATIIFTVANNVGGTYYVYLVQKLPQYLDQSWVSFGYEIVLALAVQFFGFGFAGLLRRFVVFPVTAIWPKILPILALNRALIKPEKKNEVINGWGLTRYKFFFLTFGAMFLYFWIPNTLFTALRSFNWLTWIAPENFALGMITGFYGGMGFNPVATFDWNVAGTGFLITPWWSAIQQYGARVLSGLIIIGMYWGNYYWAAYTPINSNEAFNNKGEIYNVTIISDGNGGINMDEYKKYGPPYFSGANVFGQGAWFAWYPLTLFYVSIKYWDMLKKSGREMWRSIRYRTSIWEGNTDSHSRMMGQYKEVPDWWFFAILLVSMGFGIAALKVWPTHTPWWIVLTVIGLSGVFLIPSALLMASANVNMGFNVLFQLLAGVWFAGNASAQIIVTAFGSNFNAQADTYISDQKIAHYAKLPPRAVFRGQMLAACLNTFIFIGMLNWMVDNFDNGTLCTWNNANHFVCTDAVLVFASAVEYGAFGVKNMFKLYPILPWCFLMGSLIGIAWGVVQRFGPAIRDSARRRWSEARFATWNRYLFYPLGMLNMFDPAVTWHGALNWTGGNNLSYATNGIYISFVFMYWIKRRYNAWWEKYNYILESGFDVGVAISAIVQTLALSFGAHVTLKWWGNTVATAGVDFKSYNQNATLLPIPPVGYFGIPPEEYPMDF